Proteins found in one Seonamhaeicola sp. S2-3 genomic segment:
- a CDS encoding efflux RND transporter periplasmic adaptor subunit — MRNKIYKILTVIVLTMFVSACGNKENHSEEDGHSHDEEQKTEVNEAHYDEDEVVLSQQQFNTLQLKIDTLALRNISGYVEANGTLEVPPQSEAAITAVVGANVVSIEVIEGDKVSKGQVVAYLSHPNIIKLQTDYLNAYSNSNFLQKNYQRQQKLYDAGVGSGANFQKAEAEYVASKAKVNGLEAQLKILNVNTVSVRNGTIAQRIALRSPIEGYVQKVEVKTGQYVAPETELFEVVNTHHVHADLMVFEKDVHKVKKGQKVNFTVQSIQDSELIADIYSISKTFENNLKAVHVHAEIENKKGNLIPGMYIRGKIQVDSILTTVLPESAIVKDGNRYYVFSVEKENNDWSFKPIEVVVGEKDGNWMSIQFIEEIGENTKFAYNNAYYLIAEMKKGKAEHSH; from the coding sequence ATGAGAAATAAAATATATAAAATTCTTACCGTAATCGTGTTAACCATGTTTGTTTCAGCTTGCGGTAATAAAGAAAATCATTCAGAAGAAGACGGTCATTCTCACGATGAAGAACAAAAAACAGAAGTTAACGAAGCGCATTATGATGAAGATGAGGTTGTGCTTTCTCAGCAACAATTTAATACTTTACAACTGAAAATAGATACATTGGCATTACGCAATATAAGTGGTTATGTAGAAGCAAATGGAACGTTAGAAGTACCTCCTCAAAGTGAAGCAGCTATTACGGCAGTAGTTGGTGCTAATGTTGTTTCAATTGAAGTGATTGAAGGTGATAAAGTGAGTAAAGGTCAAGTCGTGGCTTATCTGTCGCACCCAAATATTATAAAACTACAAACCGATTATTTAAATGCTTACAGCAATAGTAATTTTTTACAAAAGAATTACCAACGTCAACAAAAATTATACGATGCAGGTGTTGGTTCTGGGGCTAATTTTCAAAAGGCAGAAGCAGAATACGTTGCATCCAAAGCTAAGGTAAATGGTTTAGAAGCTCAATTAAAGATACTGAATGTAAATACGGTTTCTGTTCGTAATGGCACAATTGCACAACGCATAGCATTGCGTAGCCCCATAGAAGGTTATGTGCAAAAAGTTGAAGTAAAAACAGGACAATATGTAGCCCCAGAAACAGAATTGTTTGAAGTTGTAAACACGCATCACGTTCATGCCGATTTAATGGTTTTTGAAAAAGACGTACATAAAGTAAAGAAAGGTCAAAAAGTAAACTTTACGGTACAATCCATTCAAGATAGTGAGCTTATAGCAGATATTTATTCCATAAGTAAAACGTTTGAGAATAACCTAAAAGCAGTTCACGTTCACGCAGAAATAGAAAACAAAAAAGGCAACTTAATTCCAGGGATGTACATTCGGGGTAAAATTCAAGTAGATAGTATCTTAACAACAGTATTACCCGAAAGTGCCATTGTTAAAGATGGAAATAGGTATTATGTGTTTTCCGTAGAAAAAGAAAATAACGATTGGAGTTTTAAGCCTATTGAAGTGGTTGTAGGAGAAAAAGATGGTAATTGGATGTCAATTCAATTTATTGAAGAAATAGGTGAAAACACAAAATTTGCATATAACAATGCTTATTACCTAATTGCTGAAATGAAAAAAGGTAAAGCCGAACATTCACATTAA
- a CDS encoding alpha/beta hydrolase family protein gives MKLEEADLSQLIATGYKFPEPFKMKAADGITDIYGVMYKPFDFDESKKYPLIEHVYPGPQTESVNKSFSFSMDNTDRMAQIGFIVVTFGNRGGHPDRSKWYHTYGYGNLRDYGLADKKYVAEQLADKYDFIDIEKVGIFGHSGGGFMSTAAMLVYPDFFKAAVSSAGNHDNTIYNSWWIEKSHGINEEKNGEGNVKYKFMVDNNLELAKNLKGKLMLVTGGIDDIVHPAATIRMANALINANKRFDFMLMPGQRHSFGSMTEYFFWLKADFFSKHFLGKEATSVDIIEMNRDTPLKH, from the coding sequence ATGAAATTAGAAGAAGCCGATTTATCCCAATTAATAGCTACAGGGTATAAGTTTCCAGAACCTTTTAAAATGAAAGCAGCTGATGGTATTACAGACATTTACGGCGTAATGTATAAACCTTTTGATTTTGACGAATCTAAAAAATACCCATTAATTGAACATGTATATCCAGGTCCTCAAACTGAGTCTGTAAATAAATCTTTTTCTTTTTCAATGGATAATACAGATCGAATGGCACAAATAGGCTTTATAGTTGTTACTTTTGGTAATAGAGGAGGTCACCCAGATCGTTCAAAATGGTATCATACTTATGGCTACGGCAATTTAAGAGATTATGGTCTGGCCGATAAAAAATATGTAGCTGAACAACTTGCTGATAAATATGATTTTATAGATATTGAAAAGGTTGGAATTTTTGGTCACTCAGGAGGTGGATTTATGTCTACAGCCGCCATGCTAGTGTACCCAGATTTCTTTAAAGCTGCTGTATCGTCTGCGGGAAACCATGATAACACCATCTATAATAGTTGGTGGATCGAAAAAAGTCATGGTATAAATGAAGAAAAAAATGGAGAAGGAAATGTCAAGTATAAATTTATGGTTGATAACAACTTAGAGTTAGCTAAAAACTTAAAAGGAAAATTAATGCTTGTAACTGGAGGCATTGATGATATTGTACATCCTGCAGCAACAATTAGAATGGCAAATGCTCTAATTAATGCAAACAAGCGGTTTGATTTTATGCTTATGCCAGGGCAACGCCATTCGTTTGGCAGTATGACTGAGTATTTTTTCTGGTTAAAAGCCGACTTTTTTAGTAAACACTTTCTTGGTAAAGAAGCTACGAGTGTAGATATAATAGAAATGAATAGAGACACCCCTCTAAAACACTAA
- a CDS encoding tetratricopeptide repeat protein has translation MKEAQSIAVLPFVNRTNDSENEYFCDGITEEIINALTKIEQLKVIARTSSFAFKGKDVDIRDVGKQLGVNTILEGSIKKSQDKVRITAQLIDVNNGIHYWSKKFDRQLIDIFDLEDEISLAIADEVRNNFGHFEVQEHLIKQPTNNIEAYQLFLKGRSLQLKWTSQSISEAITYYNKAINLDKNYAKAYYANLQCYGLLAMWGYMSFDEAMELAINNLLIAKDIDASLPEYPLSFVGKFFWQEWDFKNAYLHINQVLAINPKHIDGLEAMTELFIALGFFDEALLYAHKLLEVDPLSANNHYTLAHIYYYKKDYKKALRKIEYALQLNPELELAHHLQCFCFIWLNKELEFNEAIKNTSLQQEKILLFKAINESEVEVPADLIAQWSDFKSEGNLLTPYDLYILANTKHKDLAFNILQDKINHRRGQVINFRQEPFLNQLRNYKDFKQLHQSNLLKSDISLPDNKNKPLTGILNANQISNLRQNLISYFEQEAPFLDPQLNLSTVAKVLDLNTNKISYLINEAFNVNFNDFVNAYRLKHFKKIALNPKNSHLTILGLAYDSGFNSKSVFNTYFKKIENTTPRAWMKAHL, from the coding sequence ATGAAAGAAGCACAATCAATAGCTGTATTACCATTTGTAAACAGAACCAACGATTCAGAAAATGAATATTTCTGCGATGGTATTACAGAAGAAATTATAAATGCTCTTACAAAGATTGAGCAACTTAAAGTTATAGCAAGAACTTCATCATTTGCATTTAAAGGAAAAGATGTTGATATAAGAGACGTTGGAAAACAATTGGGGGTAAATACAATTCTTGAGGGAAGCATTAAAAAATCTCAAGATAAAGTTAGAATAACAGCCCAATTAATTGATGTTAATAACGGGATACATTATTGGTCTAAAAAATTTGATAGACAATTAATAGATATTTTTGATTTAGAAGATGAAATTAGTCTAGCCATTGCAGATGAGGTTAGAAACAATTTTGGGCACTTTGAAGTTCAAGAACATTTAATTAAGCAACCTACTAATAATATTGAAGCTTATCAATTGTTTTTAAAAGGTCGCTCATTACAATTAAAATGGACATCCCAAAGCATAAGCGAAGCCATTACCTATTATAATAAAGCTATTAACTTAGATAAAAACTATGCTAAAGCCTATTATGCCAATTTGCAGTGCTATGGTTTATTGGCAATGTGGGGGTATATGTCGTTTGATGAAGCTATGGAACTTGCTATAAATAACCTTTTAATAGCAAAAGATATTGATGCTTCATTGCCAGAATACCCATTATCATTTGTTGGTAAGTTTTTTTGGCAAGAATGGGATTTTAAAAATGCCTATCTTCATATTAATCAAGTGCTTGCTATAAATCCAAAACATATTGATGGTCTTGAAGCTATGACAGAATTGTTCATTGCTCTTGGATTTTTTGATGAAGCTTTACTTTATGCACACAAACTCTTAGAAGTAGATCCGCTTTCAGCAAATAATCATTACACTTTAGCCCACATTTATTACTATAAAAAAGATTATAAAAAGGCATTAAGAAAAATAGAATATGCTTTACAGTTAAACCCAGAATTAGAGTTGGCTCATCACTTACAATGCTTTTGCTTTATATGGTTAAACAAAGAATTAGAGTTTAATGAAGCTATTAAAAACACGTCTTTACAACAGGAAAAAATACTGTTATTTAAAGCTATAAATGAATCTGAAGTTGAAGTTCCTGCAGATTTAATTGCTCAATGGAGTGATTTTAAAAGTGAAGGAAATCTATTAACGCCTTATGATTTATACATTTTGGCTAATACAAAGCATAAAGATTTAGCTTTTAATATATTACAAGATAAAATAAATCACAGAAGAGGACAAGTCATTAACTTTAGGCAAGAACCATTTTTAAACCAGTTAAGAAATTACAAAGACTTCAAACAGTTGCATCAGTCTAATTTATTGAAGTCTGATATAAGTTTACCAGATAACAAAAACAAGCCACTTACAGGTATTTTAAATGCAAATCAAATTTCTAATTTAAGACAAAATCTTATTTCTTATTTTGAACAAGAAGCGCCGTTTTTAGACCCCCAATTAAATTTAAGCACGGTAGCTAAAGTATTAGACTTAAATACCAACAAAATTTCGTACCTAATTAATGAAGCCTTTAATGTTAATTTTAATGATTTTGTAAACGCTTATCGTTTAAAGCATTTTAAAAAAATAGCCCTAAACCCTAAAAACAGCCATTTAACCATTCTTGGTTTAGCATATGATAGTGGTTTTAATTCAAAAAGTGTATTCAATACTTATTTCAAAAAAATAGAAAACACTACTCCAAGAGCTTGGATGAAAGCCCATTTGTAG
- a CDS encoding serine hydrolase: MKTSIQQCNNYLTNNLLVALLVALITTVSSCSSDDHVNSPTINYTTVENLLTDIDFQGYAIVTKNGNDLVRQGFGLANESTALPQDYNLAYRIGSVTKTLTAAAMVQLKRDGLITSFNQTLDEFDAEFPNGNQITITQLLSHQSGIPDYQFIVEEAYEQGATLDEEDIYEVVIEMISENGLNFTPGSNKQYSNSNFLIAALLVQELSQMSYHEYIQQNIFSPLEIANTYKGTNAIDSNTHAEGYKNGNINSTYPMTIAFGVGDFSSTPKDMETWVNAVKTNWFTEAEKAEIFAEDVPSGYVDFGLGWFTTQEGNTTLYWHGGDINGYWSMIGFIPEYNATIVLLSNKQDDTGTQRNTIIEQLLTNEFN, from the coding sequence ATGAAAACATCCATTCAACAATGCAACAATTATTTAACAAACAACCTATTAGTAGCCCTTTTAGTTGCCTTAATAACTACAGTATCATCTTGTTCAAGTGATGATCATGTAAATTCACCAACAATAAACTACACCACCGTTGAAAATTTATTAACCGACATTGATTTTCAAGGTTATGCCATTGTAACTAAAAACGGTAACGATTTAGTACGTCAAGGTTTTGGGTTAGCTAATGAAAGTACGGCATTACCTCAAGATTATAACCTAGCCTATAGAATAGGTTCTGTTACTAAAACACTAACGGCAGCAGCCATGGTACAATTAAAACGAGATGGTTTAATCACTAGTTTTAACCAAACTTTAGATGAATTTGATGCCGAATTTCCAAACGGTAATCAAATTACAATAACTCAGTTATTATCGCATCAATCCGGTATTCCAGATTATCAATTTATAGTTGAAGAAGCCTACGAACAAGGAGCAACTTTAGATGAAGAAGATATTTATGAAGTCGTTATTGAAATGATTTCTGAAAACGGACTCAATTTCACACCTGGTTCTAATAAACAGTATAGCAATTCTAACTTTCTTATTGCTGCTTTATTAGTTCAAGAATTATCTCAAATGTCTTATCATGAGTACATTCAACAAAATATTTTTAGTCCATTAGAAATAGCCAATACCTATAAAGGTACCAATGCTATTGACTCTAATACACATGCCGAAGGTTATAAAAACGGTAACATTAATAGTACTTATCCAATGACCATTGCTTTTGGTGTTGGTGATTTTAGTAGTACTCCCAAAGACATGGAAACGTGGGTAAATGCAGTAAAAACAAATTGGTTTACAGAGGCTGAAAAAGCAGAAATATTTGCCGAAGACGTACCTAGTGGTTATGTAGATTTTGGTTTGGGCTGGTTTACTACACAAGAAGGCAACACCACATTGTATTGGCACGGTGGCGATATTAATGGCTATTGGAGTATGATTGGTTTTATACCAGAATACAATGCTACCATTGTACTGTTAAGTAACAAACAAGACGATACAGGAACACAACGTAATACTATTATTGAACAACTACTAACAAATGAGTTTAATTAA
- a CDS encoding SDR family oxidoreductase, protein MKHTNILLAGATGYLGRFLLKVLIEKQNQVVAIVRNPDKLKNSNENYLEVKQAEVTNPETLRDICKGIDIVISTVGITRQKDGVTYMDVDYQANMNLLDEAKKSGVKNFVYVSAINGDKYRHLKIFEAKEKFVDALKISGLNYTIVRPNGFFSDMKDFLQMAKSGRVYLFGSGNQKFNPIHGEDLARAIIETLDNDVKEFTVGGPDVLSLNEISQLALNAFNKSNKITHLPDFIRRLTIWGLRNFTSVKTYGPIEFFLTLMAEDNIAPTYGNHHLKDFYIEEAKKGFKS, encoded by the coding sequence ATGAAACATACTAATATTTTATTGGCAGGAGCTACAGGCTATTTGGGTAGATTTTTATTAAAGGTTTTAATTGAAAAACAAAACCAGGTAGTTGCAATAGTGCGTAACCCAGATAAACTCAAAAATAGTAATGAAAACTATTTAGAAGTTAAACAAGCCGAAGTAACAAATCCTGAAACCTTACGAGACATTTGTAAAGGTATAGATATCGTAATTTCTACTGTGGGTATTACCAGACAAAAAGATGGAGTAACCTATATGGATGTAGATTATCAGGCTAATATGAATTTGCTTGACGAAGCTAAAAAGTCTGGTGTAAAAAACTTCGTGTATGTATCTGCTATTAATGGCGATAAATACAGACATTTAAAAATATTTGAAGCCAAAGAAAAATTTGTTGATGCTTTAAAAATTTCAGGATTAAACTATACCATAGTAAGACCCAACGGTTTTTTCTCTGATATGAAAGACTTTTTGCAAATGGCTAAATCGGGGAGAGTGTATTTATTTGGTTCGGGCAATCAAAAATTTAATCCTATTCATGGAGAAGATTTAGCAAGAGCCATAATAGAAACACTTGATAATGACGTTAAAGAATTTACAGTTGGTGGGCCAGATGTGTTAAGTTTAAATGAAATAAGCCAACTGGCTTTAAACGCTTTTAATAAATCAAATAAAATAACTCATTTACCAGATTTTATAAGAAGGTTAACCATTTGGGGGCTTAGAAATTTTACAAGCGTTAAAACTTATGGACCAATTGAATTTTTTCTAACCTTAATGGCAGAAGATAATATTGCGCCAACCTACGGTAATCATCATTTAAAAGATTTTTATATAGAAGAAGCTAAAAAAGGTTTCAAATCATAA
- a CDS encoding serine hydrolase, producing the protein MKNNLVLTLLLFTSIFSFGQQTIDGDLKELFKVELKNEIISNAVLQVYSKSKDINVQLFENEFGTEGSVTVNSPFYTASITKMLTATAIGILNDRKLLSFNDTISQYLPNKLLRGLHVLDGEEYSKKITITHLLQHTSGLPDYFEDQTTDGTPNIISQLFIKPEKIWTPEAIIEFTKINMTPHFIPGKGYHYTDTEYVLLGLIIEKVSGLKLEAFFKQEIFKPLKMYHSYMNLKSTPINETLPMQKFYASDTEISSLQSLSADWSGGGLVATTQDLIRFLEAFNKNKIVKNDTRLQMQNWEPETYGMDYGFGVRKVSFKKLMNQNTNLTVIGHSGSTASFLWYCPQTDTYVSGTLNQIEANKNALLMVFKILNLIQKKY; encoded by the coding sequence ATGAAAAATAATTTAGTACTAACTTTATTACTCTTTACATCAATATTCTCTTTTGGTCAGCAAACCATAGATGGAGATCTTAAAGAATTGTTTAAAGTCGAGTTAAAAAACGAAATAATTTCTAATGCTGTTCTACAAGTGTATTCTAAATCTAAAGATATTAATGTTCAATTGTTTGAAAATGAGTTTGGAACAGAGGGTTCTGTAACTGTAAACAGTCCATTTTATACGGCTAGTATTACCAAAATGCTAACAGCAACGGCTATTGGGATTTTAAATGATAGAAAGCTTTTAAGTTTTAATGACACTATAAGTCAATATTTACCAAATAAACTTCTTAGGGGGCTTCATGTTTTAGATGGAGAAGAATATTCAAAAAAAATAACCATAACTCATTTATTGCAGCACACATCAGGGTTACCAGATTATTTTGAAGATCAAACTACAGATGGTACTCCAAACATAATTTCACAATTATTTATAAAACCAGAAAAAATATGGACACCTGAGGCAATTATTGAGTTTACTAAAATTAACATGACACCTCATTTTATTCCGGGTAAAGGCTACCATTATACAGACACCGAGTATGTGCTTTTAGGTTTAATAATTGAAAAAGTTAGCGGTTTAAAATTAGAAGCATTTTTTAAGCAGGAAATTTTTAAGCCTTTAAAAATGTACCATTCATATATGAACTTAAAATCTACTCCAATTAATGAAACTTTACCTATGCAGAAGTTTTATGCCAGTGATACAGAAATATCATCATTACAGAGCTTAAGTGCAGATTGGAGCGGGGGAGGTTTAGTAGCTACAACTCAAGATTTAATTCGTTTTTTAGAAGCATTCAATAAAAACAAAATTGTTAAAAATGATACCCGTTTGCAAATGCAAAACTGGGAGCCAGAAACTTACGGAATGGATTATGGTTTTGGGGTAAGAAAAGTATCTTTTAAAAAATTAATGAACCAAAACACCAATTTAACGGTTATAGGGCATTCTGGTAGTACAGCATCTTTTTTATGGTATTGTCCACAAACAGATACTTATGTCTCTGGAACCTTAAACCAAATAGAAGCCAACAAAAATGCTTTATTAATGGTTTTTAAAATCCTTAATTTAATTCAAAAAAAATACTAG
- a CDS encoding S41 family peptidase → MKTFQNIALATFCFMVLSIYGAKAQSDTKINWKEDLEIYKSLLEQKHINLYHAVAKEVFTNEWEEIYGNINSLEDLDVITKLMRLTRRIHDGHTSISLSNVSWHQFPFEIKNIEGKWRVVKTLKAYEHLLYASLESINNIPIQQVAKQISEVAQFVENKYSLKERTGSYLTTAELLFNLNIIDDLQTANFNFLDKNNKKMSLPLHTVEKEYWYKQPNLSEVVLQVSQIKKPIDRRSDLWYAPILETNALYINFKSYPTFEVMQRIGEQLVGYIQEHNIKQVIIDMRENGGGDLYVGTVLAYALNLADSIDWEHGVYVLTSNHTFSAATSNAALFKQLLNAKIVGQPTGSNPNGYQDMDTFTLPNSKLVVTYSKRLFRLSEIQNTALIPDIFINQSEADLLLGKDTVLATLINKIKN, encoded by the coding sequence ATGAAAACTTTTCAAAACATAGCACTAGCCACTTTTTGCTTTATGGTATTGAGTATATATGGAGCAAAAGCCCAGTCTGATACCAAAATTAATTGGAAAGAAGATTTAGAAATTTATAAGTCTTTATTAGAGCAAAAGCATATTAATTTATATCATGCAGTTGCTAAGGAAGTGTTTACTAATGAGTGGGAAGAAATCTATGGCAATATAAATTCCTTAGAAGATTTAGATGTTATCACAAAATTAATGCGTTTAACAAGACGTATTCATGATGGGCATACATCAATATCCTTAAGCAATGTTTCGTGGCATCAATTTCCTTTTGAAATAAAAAATATTGAAGGAAAATGGCGTGTGGTTAAAACTCTAAAAGCATATGAGCATTTGCTTTATGCCAGTTTAGAGTCTATAAACAATATCCCAATTCAGCAAGTAGCAAAACAAATTTCAGAAGTAGCCCAATTTGTAGAAAATAAATATTCTTTAAAAGAGCGAACAGGTAGTTATTTAACCACAGCAGAACTACTTTTTAATCTAAATATTATAGATGATTTGCAGACTGCTAACTTTAATTTTTTAGATAAAAACAATAAAAAGATGTCTCTTCCCTTGCATACGGTAGAAAAAGAATATTGGTATAAACAGCCTAATTTAAGTGAAGTAGTGTTACAGGTTTCTCAAATAAAAAAGCCCATAGATAGGAGGTCTGATTTGTGGTATGCCCCCATTTTAGAAACCAATGCATTGTATATAAACTTCAAATCATATCCTACGTTTGAAGTTATGCAACGTATAGGAGAACAATTAGTGGGGTATATTCAAGAACATAATATTAAACAAGTTATTATTGATATGCGTGAAAATGGAGGAGGCGATTTATACGTCGGCACCGTTTTAGCTTATGCCTTAAACTTAGCCGATTCTATAGATTGGGAACATGGAGTCTATGTGCTAACCAGTAATCATACTTTTTCCGCAGCTACGAGTAATGCGGCACTTTTTAAACAGTTGTTAAATGCAAAAATTGTTGGTCAGCCAACAGGTTCAAACCCCAACGGATATCAGGATATGGATACGTTTACTTTACCAAATTCTAAATTGGTTGTAACCTATTCCAAACGATTATTTAGGTTATCTGAAATACAAAATACAGCCTTAATACCAGATATTTTTATTAATCAAAGCGAAGCAGATTTGTTGTTGGGAAAAGATACCGTTTTGGCAACATTAATTAATAAGATAAAAAATTAA
- a CDS encoding CatB-related O-acetyltransferase, whose product MKVPNPNTLFPLENYNRLCFLKNIIKNPNILVGDYTYYDDFEDVNNFEKNVKYHFDFIGDKLVIGKFCMIASGVQFIMNGGNHLTESISAFPFAIFGGDWEGAMRGKSYPLKGDIIIGNDVWIGHDATIMAGVKIGDGAIIASKSVVTKNVEPYAIVGGNPAKLIRKRFEEEKIEELLRLQWWNWNIKKITANVQYLTGKNVDALKA is encoded by the coding sequence ATGAAAGTACCAAATCCTAACACGTTGTTTCCTCTAGAAAACTATAACAGATTATGCTTCTTAAAAAATATCATTAAAAACCCCAATATTTTGGTGGGTGATTATACATATTATGATGATTTTGAAGATGTTAATAATTTTGAAAAAAATGTAAAGTATCATTTTGATTTTATAGGAGATAAACTTGTAATAGGAAAGTTTTGTATGATTGCTTCGGGGGTTCAATTTATTATGAATGGTGGTAACCATTTAACAGAGTCAATTAGTGCGTTTCCTTTTGCTATTTTTGGAGGTGATTGGGAAGGTGCTATGCGTGGAAAAAGTTATCCGTTAAAAGGTGATATCATAATTGGAAATGACGTGTGGATTGGGCATGATGCCACAATAATGGCAGGTGTTAAAATAGGTGATGGTGCTATAATAGCATCAAAATCAGTTGTTACAAAAAATGTAGAACCGTATGCTATAGTAGGAGGGAATCCAGCTAAATTAATAAGAAAAAGGTTTGAAGAAGAAAAAATAGAAGAACTATTGCGTTTACAATGGTGGAACTGGAATATTAAAAAAATTACTGCTAATGTGCAATACTTAACTGGTAAAAATGTAGATGCTTTAAAAGCATAG
- a CDS encoding RNA polymerase sigma factor, whose amino-acid sequence MKKSLNSHNNSSQKSHSKLWSSYINGDQEAFKIIYNYYYQMLYNFGKRFLSASEVEDCIHDTFLNILKYKESSLEVKNVKAYLFKCFRNQVFKVKKDTQLEFDLNEGTIAYEEDSQDKELILKQLKKIIKELSPREREIVYLKYFQNFNNIEISELLDINYQTVRNILANAIKKLRVLGENYIELLFMLFNE is encoded by the coding sequence TTGAAAAAATCTTTAAACTCTCATAATAATTCTTCTCAAAAAAGTCATAGTAAGTTATGGTCTTCATACATTAATGGCGATCAAGAAGCTTTTAAAATTATATACAATTATTACTACCAAATGTTGTATAATTTTGGGAAACGTTTTTTAAGCGCTTCTGAAGTTGAAGATTGTATCCATGATACCTTTTTAAATATTTTAAAGTACAAAGAATCTTCTTTAGAAGTAAAAAATGTAAAAGCTTATTTGTTTAAGTGTTTTAGAAATCAGGTTTTTAAAGTTAAGAAAGACACACAATTAGAATTTGATTTAAATGAAGGAACAATTGCGTATGAAGAAGATAGCCAAGACAAAGAATTAATTTTAAAGCAATTAAAAAAAATAATAAAAGAATTAAGCCCTCGTGAGCGTGAGATTGTTTACCTAAAATATTTTCAAAACTTTAATAATATTGAAATTTCAGAATTGCTTGATATTAATTATCAAACAGTTAGAAATATTTTAGCAAACGCAATAAAGAAGCTCCGTGTCCTTGGAGAGAATTATATAGAATTACTTTTTATGCTGTTCAATGAATAA